From Borreliella afzelii, the proteins below share one genomic window:
- a CDS encoding DUF226 domain-containing protein — protein METAPEPIKKGKCKVECQNKERFILIEKENGKAMYHTKIMMDVYKFGVYENKKKSKKKRMEFRVSLRALFNGERIVEETHLYPIKEGDKFIGIFYGFRKPIKKAIVKYQLNGNRKSYGFARAYYMEVRFKAGSVFFYFKGLYRLLDKQRMNNHYNKILFSMFTDLEKQIYEFYGKKYPEQGPLTKWILKNLK, from the coding sequence ATGGAAACTGCACCAGAACCTATAAAAAAAGGAAAATGTAAAGTAGAATGCCAAAATAAAGAACGCTTTATTTTGATTGAAAAAGAAAATGGTAAAGCAATGTACCATACAAAAATAATGATGGACGTTTATAAATTCGGAGTTTATGAGAATAAAAAAAAGAGTAAAAAGAAAAGAATGGAATTTCGAGTATCATTAAGGGCATTGTTTAATGGAGAAAGAATTGTTGAGGAAACACATTTATACCCTATTAAAGAAGGGGATAAATTTATTGGAATTTTTTACGGGTTTAGAAAACCGATAAAAAAGGCTATTGTAAAGTATCAATTAAACGGGAATAGAAAATCTTATGGATTTGCAAGGGCATATTATATGGAAGTTAGATTTAAAGCGGGCAGTGTTTTTTTCTACTTTAAAGGACTATATCGCTTATTAGATAAACAGAGAATGAATAACCACTACAATAAAATATTATTTAGTATGTTTACAGACTTAGAAAAACAAATATATGAATTTTATGGGAAAAAATACCCAGAACAAGGACCGTTAACAAAATG